From Acidobacteriota bacterium, the proteins below share one genomic window:
- a CDS encoding sigma-54 dependent transcriptional regulator, producing MIDDETGSRESMAIALEKAGYEVRTFDDARNALKVLEDDPQRAQVVVTDLRMPGMDGLGFLEAVREQKHPLAVMLVTAFGSIDSAVEAMRVGADDYLTKPVDLYELRTRVANLVEKERLREEVDSLRLQLDKRYGFESIIGHSPEMEALFEKMRMVAPTRASVLITGDSGTGKELVANALHQGSPRRAERFLAINCGAIPSDILESELFGHEKGAFTGAVSRKIGKFELAHQGTLFLDEISELYPELQVKLLRVLEERQIMRVGGAEVLDVDFRLVAATNRDLEQEVEEGRFREDLYYRLKVVTLEIPALRQRPSDIPLLADHFLKQYCEEQGKEPKVLSPEALEVFTRFPWPGNVRELRNRVESIVVFHQGEEISLQDLPVEMRDTATVSSAGAPVQPVNANPRTMAEIERQAILETLQRTGGHRAKAADLLDIGLRTLQRKLKDYKEQGYAED from the coding sequence GTGATTGACGACGAGACCGGCTCGCGCGAGTCGATGGCCATCGCCCTCGAGAAGGCGGGCTACGAAGTACGCACCTTCGACGATGCGCGCAATGCCCTCAAAGTGCTCGAGGACGACCCTCAGCGAGCCCAAGTGGTGGTGACCGATCTGCGCATGCCGGGAATGGACGGGCTGGGTTTTCTCGAGGCGGTGCGCGAGCAAAAACACCCCCTGGCGGTGATGCTGGTGACCGCCTTCGGCAGTATCGATTCGGCCGTCGAGGCGATGCGGGTGGGGGCCGACGACTACCTCACCAAGCCGGTCGACCTCTACGAGCTGCGCACCCGAGTGGCCAACCTGGTCGAAAAGGAGCGTCTGCGCGAGGAAGTCGACAGTCTGCGCCTACAGCTCGACAAGCGCTACGGCTTCGAGAGCATCATCGGCCATTCGCCGGAGATGGAGGCGCTGTTCGAGAAGATGCGCATGGTGGCGCCGACCCGCGCCAGCGTGTTGATCACCGGCGACAGCGGTACCGGCAAGGAGCTGGTCGCCAACGCGCTGCACCAGGGCAGCCCGCGGCGCGCCGAGCGCTTCTTGGCGATCAACTGCGGCGCCATTCCCTCGGACATCCTGGAGAGTGAGCTCTTCGGCCACGAAAAGGGTGCCTTCACCGGAGCCGTGTCGCGCAAGATCGGCAAGTTCGAGCTCGCTCACCAGGGCACGCTGTTTCTCGACGAGATCAGCGAGCTCTACCCGGAGCTGCAGGTCAAGCTGCTGCGGGTGCTCGAAGAGCGCCAGATCATGCGGGTCGGCGGGGCAGAAGTCCTCGATGTCGATTTTCGCCTGGTGGCGGCCACCAACCGCGACCTCGAGCAGGAGGTCGAGGAGGGACGATTCCGCGAAGACCTCTACTACCGCCTCAAGGTGGTGACGCTGGAGATCCCGGCGCTGCGCCAGCGCCCGAGCGACATTCCGCTGCTCGCCGACCACTTCCTCAAGCAGTACTGCGAAGAACAGGGCAAGGAGCCCAAAGTGCTGAGCCCGGAGGCCCTCGAGGTGTTCACCCGCTTCCCGTGGCCGGGCAACGTTCGTGAGCTGCGCAACCGGGTGGAGTCGATCGTCGTCTTCCACCAGGGTGAAGAGATCAGTCTGCAAGATCTCCCGGTCGAGATGCGCGACACGGCCACCGTGTCGTCGGCCGGCGCGCCGGTGCAGCCGGTCAACGCCAATCCGCGGACGATGGCCGAGATCGAGCGCCAGGCGATCTTGGAGACCCTGCAGCGCACCGGCGGCCATCGCGCCAAGGCGGCGGATCTTCTGGACATTGGCTTGCGCACCCTGCAACGCAAGCTGAAGGACTACAAAGAACAGGGCTACGCGGAGGACTAG